In a genomic window of Streptomyces sp. BHT-5-2:
- a CDS encoding acetyl-CoA C-acetyltransferase yields the protein MSTEAYVYDAIRTPRGRGKANGALHGTKPIDLVVGLIHEVRRRFPDLDPAAIDDIVLGVVGPVGDQGSDIARIAAIAAGLPDTVAGVQENRFCASGLEAVNMAAAKVRSGWEDLVLAGGVESMSRVPMASDGGAWFADPMTNFDTGFVPQGISADLIATIEGYTRHDVDEYAALSQERAAAAWKDARFERSVVPVLDRNGLVVLDHDEHLRPGTTADSLAGLKPSFAAIGDAGGFDAVALQKYHWVEKIDHVHHAGNSSGIVDGAALVAIGSKEVGERHGLTPRARIVSAAVSGSEPTIMLTGPAPASRKALAKAGLTIDDIDLVEINEAFAAVVLRFVKDMGLSLDKVNVNGGAIALGHPLGATGAMILGTLVDELERQDKRYGLATLCVGGGMGVATVVERL from the coding sequence GTGAGCACCGAAGCGTACGTGTACGACGCGATCCGCACCCCCCGCGGCCGTGGCAAGGCCAACGGCGCGCTGCACGGCACCAAGCCGATCGACCTGGTCGTCGGCCTGATCCACGAGGTGCGGCGGCGCTTCCCCGACCTGGACCCGGCCGCGATCGACGACATCGTGCTGGGCGTCGTCGGACCGGTCGGCGACCAGGGCTCGGACATCGCCCGGATCGCCGCGATCGCCGCCGGCCTGCCCGACACCGTCGCCGGCGTCCAGGAGAACCGCTTCTGTGCCTCCGGCCTCGAAGCCGTCAACATGGCCGCCGCCAAGGTCCGTTCCGGCTGGGAGGACCTCGTCCTGGCCGGCGGCGTCGAGTCGATGTCGCGGGTCCCGATGGCCTCCGACGGCGGTGCCTGGTTCGCCGACCCGATGACCAACTTCGACACCGGCTTCGTCCCGCAGGGCATCAGCGCCGACCTCATCGCCACCATCGAGGGCTACACCCGCCACGATGTCGACGAGTACGCCGCGCTCTCCCAGGAGCGGGCCGCCGCGGCATGGAAGGACGCCCGCTTCGAGCGCTCCGTCGTCCCCGTCCTGGACCGCAACGGCCTGGTCGTCCTCGACCACGACGAGCATCTGCGCCCCGGCACCACCGCCGACTCGCTGGCGGGCCTGAAGCCGTCCTTCGCCGCGATCGGCGACGCCGGCGGCTTCGACGCGGTCGCCCTGCAGAAGTACCACTGGGTCGAGAAGATCGACCACGTCCACCACGCCGGCAACTCCTCCGGCATCGTGGACGGCGCGGCACTGGTCGCCATCGGCTCCAAGGAGGTCGGCGAGCGCCACGGCCTGACCCCGCGGGCCCGCATCGTCTCCGCCGCGGTCTCCGGCTCCGAGCCGACGATCATGCTCACCGGGCCCGCGCCTGCCAGCCGCAAGGCCCTGGCCAAGGCCGGGCTGACCATCGACGACATCGACCTGGTCGAGATCAACGAGGCGTTCGCCGCGGTCGTCCTGCGCTTCGTCAAGGACATGGGCCTCAGCCTGGACAAGGTCAACGTCAACGGCGGCGCCATCGCCCTGGGCCACCCCCTCGGCGCCACCGGCGCGATGATCCTCGGCACCCTCGTCGACGAACTGGAGCGCCAGGACAAGCGCTACGGCCTGGCCACCCTCTGCGTCGGCGGCGGCATGGGCGTCGCCACCGTCGTCGAGCGCCTCTGA
- a CDS encoding amino acid permease, translated as MDEAQRPSDGGSGIRQDAGDAGYSKGLKGRHINMIAIGGAIGTGLFLGAGGRLHSAGPALAVAYAVCGLFAFFVVRALGELVVHRPSSGSFVSYAREFLGEKGAYVAGWMYVVNWSTTGIADITAIALYTHYWSMFTSIPQWVMALIALAVVLSINLISVKIFGEMEFWFAIIKVAALVVFMFIGIFLLATHHPVDGHTPGLNLITDHGGIFPTGLLPVVIVLQGVVFAYSAVELVGVTAGETSEPHKVVPKAVNSIMWRVGIFYVGSVILLAMLLPWNMFSANESPFVTVLSHVGIPHAGDVMNLVVLTAAMSSLNSGLYSTGRILRSMSMAGSAPKFAGRMNRNQVPYGGIMLTSTVCVLGVGLNYWLPGKAFEIVINIAALGIISTWCTIMVCHMVFVRRAKEGLLERPRFRLPGTPVTDIATIVFLLGVIVLMWFDDGVGRQTVLLIPVLAAALVGGWYAVRGRVRRIAAERELAEQAE; from the coding sequence GTGGATGAAGCCCAGCGGCCATCGGACGGGGGGAGCGGGATCCGGCAGGACGCGGGCGACGCCGGTTACAGCAAGGGCCTCAAGGGCCGGCACATCAACATGATCGCCATCGGCGGCGCGATCGGCACCGGCCTCTTCCTCGGCGCCGGCGGCCGACTGCACTCCGCCGGACCCGCTCTGGCCGTCGCCTACGCGGTCTGCGGTCTGTTCGCCTTCTTCGTCGTCCGGGCCCTCGGCGAACTCGTGGTGCACCGCCCGTCGTCCGGCTCGTTCGTCTCCTACGCCCGGGAGTTCCTGGGGGAGAAGGGCGCCTACGTCGCGGGCTGGATGTACGTCGTCAACTGGTCGACGACCGGCATCGCCGACATCACCGCGATCGCCCTGTACACCCACTACTGGAGCATGTTCACCAGCATCCCGCAGTGGGTCATGGCGCTGATCGCGCTGGCGGTGGTGCTCTCGATCAACCTGATCTCGGTGAAGATCTTCGGTGAGATGGAGTTCTGGTTCGCGATCATCAAGGTCGCGGCGCTGGTCGTCTTCATGTTCATCGGGATCTTCCTGCTGGCCACTCACCACCCCGTCGACGGGCACACCCCGGGCCTGAACCTGATCACCGACCACGGCGGCATCTTCCCGACCGGTCTGCTGCCCGTGGTGATCGTGCTCCAGGGCGTCGTGTTCGCCTACTCCGCCGTCGAACTGGTCGGCGTCACCGCGGGTGAGACCAGCGAGCCGCACAAGGTCGTGCCCAAGGCCGTGAACTCGATCATGTGGCGGGTCGGCATCTTCTACGTCGGCTCGGTGATCCTGCTCGCGATGCTGCTGCCGTGGAACATGTTCAGCGCCAACGAGAGCCCCTTCGTCACCGTGCTGTCCCACGTCGGCATCCCGCACGCCGGCGACGTGATGAACCTCGTCGTGCTCACCGCGGCGATGTCCAGCCTGAACTCCGGGCTGTACTCCACCGGCCGCATCCTGCGCTCGATGTCGATGGCGGGCTCCGCACCGAAGTTCGCCGGGCGGATGAACCGCAACCAGGTGCCCTACGGCGGCATCATGCTCACCTCCACGGTGTGTGTGCTCGGCGTCGGGCTCAACTACTGGCTGCCGGGCAAGGCGTTCGAGATCGTGATCAACATCGCGGCGCTGGGCATCATCAGCACCTGGTGCACGATCATGGTCTGTCACATGGTGTTCGTCCGCCGCGCCAAGGAGGGACTGCTGGAGCGGCCGCGCTTCCGCCTGCCGGGCACCCCGGTCACCGACATCGCCACCATCGTGTTCCTGCTCGGCGTCATCGTGCTGATGTGGTTCGACGACGGCGTCGGCCGGCAGACCGTGCTGCTGATCCCGGTCCTCGCCGCGGCGCTGGTCGGCGGCTGGTACGCGGTCCGCGGCCGGGTCCGCCGGATCGCCGCCGAACGCGAACTCGCCGAACAGGCCGAGTAA
- a CDS encoding 3-hydroxyacyl-CoA dehydrogenase NAD-binding domain-containing protein — translation MSESTTIRWEQDETGIVTLVLDDPDQSANTMNSAFKASLSAVADRLEAEKDDIRGIIFTSAKKTFFAGGDLHDLIAVTPDQAQQAFEAGNGIKRDLRRIETLGKPVVAAINGAALGGGYEIALACHHRVALDTPATKIGLPEVTLGLLPAAGGVTRTVRLLGITDALLKVLLQGTQYNATRAKDNGLIHEVAGTPEELLTRAREFIDAHPESQQPWDVKGYKIPGGTPAHPKFAANLPAFPANLKKQLNGAPYPAPRNILAAAVEGSQVDFETAQTIEARYFVELVTGQVSKNMIQAFFFDLQAVNAGRNRPKGIAPHTVRKVAVLGAGMMGAGIAYACARAGIEVVLKDVTPEAAERGKEYSAGLLAKALAKGRTTEAKRDELLARITPTAEPADLAGCDAVIEAVFEDVALKHKVFKEIQHIVAPDALLCSNTSTLPITLLAEGVERDADFIGLHFFSPVDKMPLVEIIKGERTGDEALARAFDLVRQIRKTPIVVNDSRGFFTSRVIGQFINEGVAMIGEGLDPVSVEQAAAQAGYPAKVLSLMDELTLTLPRKIRNETRRAVEEAGGTWEPHPADAVIDRMVDEFGRPGRSGGAGFYEYGEDGKRAGLWPGLREHFQRTGAAVPFVDMQERMLFSEALDTVRCLEEGVLTSVADANIGSILGIGFPGWTGGVLQYINGYRGGPGREELVGLPGFVARARELQAAYGDRFAPSPLLVEKAERGEKFAD, via the coding sequence ATGAGTGAATCCACCACCATCCGCTGGGAACAGGACGAGACCGGCATCGTCACCCTGGTCCTGGACGACCCCGATCAGTCCGCCAACACCATGAACAGCGCCTTCAAGGCGTCCCTCAGCGCGGTCGCCGACCGCCTGGAGGCCGAGAAGGACGACATCCGCGGCATCATCTTCACCTCCGCCAAGAAGACCTTCTTCGCCGGCGGCGACCTGCACGACCTGATCGCCGTCACCCCCGACCAGGCGCAGCAGGCGTTCGAGGCGGGCAACGGCATCAAGCGCGACCTGCGCCGGATCGAGACGCTCGGCAAGCCGGTCGTCGCCGCGATCAACGGCGCGGCGCTGGGCGGCGGTTACGAGATCGCCCTGGCCTGCCACCACCGCGTCGCCCTGGACACCCCCGCCACCAAGATCGGCCTGCCCGAGGTCACCCTCGGCCTGCTGCCCGCCGCCGGCGGCGTCACCCGCACCGTCCGGCTGCTGGGCATCACCGACGCACTGCTGAAGGTCCTCCTCCAGGGCACCCAGTACAACGCCACCCGCGCCAAGGACAACGGACTGATCCACGAGGTCGCCGGGACCCCCGAGGAACTCCTCACCAGGGCCCGGGAGTTCATCGACGCCCACCCCGAGTCCCAGCAGCCCTGGGACGTCAAGGGCTACAAGATCCCCGGCGGCACCCCGGCCCACCCGAAGTTCGCCGCCAACCTCCCGGCGTTCCCCGCCAACCTCAAGAAGCAGCTCAACGGCGCGCCCTACCCGGCGCCGCGCAACATCCTCGCCGCCGCCGTCGAGGGCTCCCAGGTCGACTTCGAGACCGCCCAGACCATCGAGGCGCGCTACTTCGTCGAGCTGGTCACCGGCCAGGTCTCCAAGAACATGATCCAGGCGTTCTTCTTCGACCTCCAGGCCGTCAACGCAGGCAGAAACCGCCCCAAGGGCATCGCACCGCACACGGTCCGGAAGGTCGCCGTCCTGGGCGCCGGCATGATGGGCGCCGGCATCGCCTACGCCTGCGCCAGGGCGGGCATCGAGGTCGTCCTCAAGGACGTCACCCCGGAGGCGGCCGAGCGCGGCAAGGAGTACTCCGCGGGGCTGCTCGCCAAGGCGCTGGCCAAGGGGCGGACGACGGAGGCCAAGCGGGACGAACTGCTGGCGCGGATCACGCCCACCGCCGAGCCCGCCGACCTCGCCGGCTGCGACGCGGTCATCGAGGCGGTCTTCGAGGACGTCGCCCTCAAGCACAAGGTGTTCAAGGAGATCCAGCACATCGTCGCGCCCGACGCGCTGCTGTGCTCCAACACCTCCACCCTCCCCATCACGCTGCTGGCCGAAGGCGTCGAGCGGGACGCCGACTTCATCGGCCTGCACTTCTTCTCGCCGGTCGACAAGATGCCGCTGGTGGAGATCATCAAGGGCGAGCGGACCGGCGACGAGGCGCTGGCCCGCGCCTTCGACCTGGTACGCCAGATCAGGAAGACCCCGATCGTCGTCAACGACTCGCGCGGCTTCTTCACCTCCCGCGTCATCGGCCAGTTCATCAACGAGGGCGTCGCGATGATCGGCGAGGGCCTCGACCCGGTCTCGGTCGAACAGGCCGCAGCCCAGGCCGGCTACCCGGCCAAGGTGCTCTCCCTGATGGACGAGCTGACCCTCACCCTGCCCCGCAAGATCCGCAACGAGACCCGGCGCGCCGTCGAGGAGGCCGGCGGCACCTGGGAGCCGCACCCGGCCGACGCCGTCATCGACCGCATGGTGGACGAGTTCGGGCGCCCCGGACGCAGCGGCGGTGCCGGCTTCTACGAGTACGGCGAGGACGGCAAGCGGGCCGGTCTGTGGCCGGGGCTGCGCGAGCACTTCCAGCGCACGGGCGCCGCCGTCCCGTTCGTCGACATGCAGGAGCGGATGCTGTTCTCCGAGGCGCTGGACACCGTCCGCTGCCTGGAGGAGGGCGTGCTGACCTCCGTCGCCGACGCCAACATCGGCTCCATCCTCGGCATCGGCTTCCCTGGCTGGACCGGCGGCGTGCTCCAGTACATCAACGGCTATCGGGGCGGGCCGGGCCGGGAGGAACTCGTCGGCCTGCCCGGGTTCGTGGCCCGTGCCCGGGAACTCCAGGCAGCCTACGGCGACCGGTTCGCGCCCTCGCCGCTGCTGGTCGAAAAGGCCGAGCGCGGCGAGAAGTTCGCCGACTGA
- a CDS encoding acyl-CoA dehydrogenase family protein, whose amino-acid sequence MKRQIFTEDHHAFRETVRTFLAKEVTPHYDKWEKDGIVSRDAWRAAGRQGLLGLAVPEEYGGGGTTDFRYSAVLAEEFTRAGTPGFAIGLHNDIIGPYLTSLATEEQKRRWLPGFCSGETITAIAMTEPGAGSDLQGIRTTAEDHGDHWILNGSKTFISNGILADLVIVVAKTTPEGGAHGLSLLVVERGAEGFERGRNLDKIGQKSQDTAELFFNDVRVPKENLLGELNGAFVHLMTNLAQERMAIAIAGIAAAEHLLEITTGYVKEREAFGRPLAKLQHIRFEIAEMATECAVTRTFLDRCIADHSEGTLDAVHASMAKWWATELQKRVADRCLQLHGGYGYMTEYPVARAFTDGRIQTIYGGTTEIMKEIIGRSLLG is encoded by the coding sequence GTGAAGCGCCAGATCTTCACCGAGGACCACCACGCCTTCCGCGAGACGGTGCGCACCTTCCTCGCCAAGGAGGTGACGCCGCACTACGACAAGTGGGAGAAGGACGGCATCGTCAGCCGGGACGCCTGGCGGGCCGCCGGCCGGCAGGGGCTCCTGGGCCTGGCCGTGCCCGAGGAGTACGGCGGCGGAGGCACCACCGACTTCCGCTACAGCGCCGTCCTGGCCGAGGAGTTCACCCGCGCCGGCACCCCCGGCTTCGCCATCGGGCTGCACAACGACATCATCGGCCCCTACCTGACCTCGCTCGCCACCGAGGAGCAGAAGCGCCGCTGGCTGCCCGGCTTCTGCAGCGGCGAGACCATCACCGCCATCGCGATGACCGAGCCCGGTGCCGGCTCCGACCTCCAAGGCATCCGCACCACCGCCGAGGACCACGGCGACCACTGGATCCTCAACGGCTCCAAGACCTTCATCTCCAACGGCATCCTCGCCGACCTCGTCATCGTCGTCGCGAAGACCACCCCCGAGGGCGGTGCGCACGGCCTGAGCCTGCTGGTCGTCGAGCGCGGCGCGGAGGGCTTCGAACGCGGCCGCAACCTCGACAAGATCGGCCAGAAGTCCCAGGACACCGCCGAGCTGTTCTTCAACGACGTACGGGTTCCCAAGGAGAACCTCCTCGGCGAGCTCAACGGCGCCTTCGTGCACCTGATGACCAACCTCGCCCAGGAGCGGATGGCGATAGCAATCGCCGGGATAGCCGCCGCCGAGCACCTGCTGGAGATCACCACCGGATACGTCAAGGAGCGCGAGGCGTTCGGCCGGCCGCTCGCCAAGCTCCAGCACATCCGGTTCGAGATCGCCGAGATGGCCACCGAGTGCGCGGTCACCCGCACCTTCCTCGACCGCTGCATCGCCGACCACTCCGAGGGCACCCTCGACGCCGTGCACGCCTCCATGGCCAAGTGGTGGGCCACCGAGCTGCAGAAGCGGGTCGCCGACCGCTGCCTCCAACTCCACGGCGGATACGGCTACATGACCGAATACCCCGTCGCCCGAGCCTTCACCGACGGCCGCATCCAGACCATCTACGGAGGGACGACCGAGATCATGAAGGAGATCATCGGCCGCTCCCTGCTCGGCTAA
- a CDS encoding MerR family transcriptional regulator — protein MMESAPGLTVDELAARAGVTVRTIRFYSTRGLLPPPEIGPRRVGRYGPDHLSRLALIEELQHQGLTLSAIERYLAQLPPDLSAQDLAIHRALVASWIPDQAEDATRKQLERRVGRELTEEDLDRLAAMNVLVRTEDPEVFRVDPGLLHLGTRLLDVPIALETILAARTVVIEHTRSAARELSRLFKDEVWGPYRDGGPDAEEMARMKSLSAHMQPMVVQALVTAFQRSMKEELREWLGRGEPGGRAERAGHGEEAGPRER, from the coding sequence ATGATGGAGTCCGCCCCCGGCCTGACCGTCGACGAACTCGCCGCCCGAGCGGGCGTCACGGTCCGCACGATCCGCTTCTACAGCACCCGCGGTCTGCTGCCGCCGCCCGAGATCGGCCCGCGCCGAGTGGGCCGCTACGGGCCGGACCACCTCTCGCGGCTCGCGCTCATCGAGGAACTCCAGCACCAGGGGCTGACGCTGTCCGCCATCGAACGCTATCTGGCGCAGCTGCCGCCCGATCTCAGCGCCCAGGACCTGGCCATCCACCGTGCCCTGGTGGCGAGCTGGATCCCGGACCAGGCGGAGGACGCCACCCGGAAGCAGCTGGAGCGGCGGGTCGGCCGGGAGCTGACCGAGGAGGACCTCGACCGGCTGGCGGCGATGAACGTCCTGGTGCGGACCGAGGATCCGGAGGTCTTCCGGGTCGATCCCGGGCTGCTGCACCTGGGGACGCGGCTGCTCGACGTGCCGATCGCGCTGGAGACGATCCTCGCGGCGCGCACCGTCGTCATCGAGCACACCCGCTCGGCGGCCCGTGAGCTCAGCCGGCTCTTCAAGGACGAGGTATGGGGGCCCTACCGGGACGGCGGACCGGACGCGGAGGAGATGGCGCGGATGAAGTCGCTGTCGGCGCATATGCAGCCGATGGTGGTCCAGGCACTGGTCACCGCCTTCCAGCGATCGATGAAGGAGGAGCTGCGGGAGTGGCTCGGCAGGGGCGAACCCGGCGGCCGGGCGGAACGCGCGGGCCACGGCGAGGAGGCCGGCCCGCGCGAGCGGTGA
- a CDS encoding long-chain fatty acid--CoA ligase: MTTLLRMPAAPDELTLPALLLRNAEDHGERPALSWRAPDGGRQTLGWAAARRRIAELAAGFAALGVRRGEIVLLMMGNRPEHWFGDLALVHLGAVPVTVYGTAAPGQIAHVVRHSRARLAVVEGPRERAQWEPLLDDPAGRLERLVVVEPADGPPAAAPGAAGRCESFAAVAARGAEAYDPVAFEAAWRRGDADDTLTVVYTSGTTGDPKGVVLTHRQVLLNAVALDGVVELPDHAAHLCYLPFAHIAERMLGLYLPVFRAAHVHLCADPAQVAPTARELRPAQFFGVPRVWEKLAATVQAALAELPAERRAAVAAAAETARAHVACRERGERPSAELAAAYARAKARVLDPLLLAAAGFDRLVWTASASAPMPPEVVRFWAGFGIVIMDAWGLTETAGVATANGPEGFRLGSVGRPLAGLEVRTAADGEIEVRGRTVCAGYLRADGTVEPATGADGWFRTGDIGRIDGDGFLWLTDRKKEMIVTSTGKNVSPALVENALKEHPLVGQALVHGDGRSYLVALLVLDPELAPAWAARHGIAGSLPELARHPAVRAEVERGVAEANSRLNRTEQVKRFSLLGEEWRPESGELTPSLKLRRRVIRHKYGQILERMYAM, from the coding sequence ATGACCACGCTCCTGCGTATGCCCGCCGCACCGGACGAACTCACGCTGCCCGCCCTGCTGTTGCGCAACGCCGAGGACCACGGCGAACGGCCGGCCCTCTCCTGGCGGGCGCCGGACGGCGGCCGGCAGACGCTCGGCTGGGCGGCGGCCCGCCGGCGGATCGCCGAGCTGGCCGCCGGCTTCGCGGCGCTCGGCGTCCGGCGCGGGGAGATCGTCCTGCTCATGATGGGCAACCGCCCCGAGCACTGGTTCGGCGACCTCGCCCTGGTGCACCTGGGCGCGGTGCCCGTCACCGTCTACGGCACCGCCGCCCCGGGCCAGATCGCCCATGTCGTCCGGCACAGCCGGGCCCGTCTGGCCGTGGTCGAGGGGCCGCGGGAGCGGGCCCAATGGGAGCCGCTGCTCGACGACCCGGCGGGCCGGCTGGAGCGGCTGGTGGTGGTTGAGCCCGCGGACGGGCCGCCGGCCGCGGCCCCCGGGGCGGCCGGCCGGTGCGAGAGCTTCGCCGCGGTGGCGGCCCGCGGCGCCGAGGCGTACGACCCGGTGGCGTTCGAGGCGGCCTGGCGACGGGGCGACGCCGACGACACCCTGACCGTCGTCTACACCTCCGGCACGACCGGCGACCCCAAGGGAGTGGTGCTCACCCACCGCCAGGTGCTGCTGAACGCGGTGGCCCTGGACGGCGTCGTCGAGCTGCCGGACCACGCCGCGCACCTGTGCTACCTGCCGTTCGCGCACATCGCCGAGCGGATGCTGGGCCTCTACCTGCCGGTCTTCCGGGCCGCGCACGTCCATCTCTGCGCGGATCCGGCACAGGTCGCGCCGACCGCCCGCGAGCTGCGGCCGGCGCAGTTCTTCGGGGTGCCGCGGGTGTGGGAGAAGCTGGCGGCGACGGTACAGGCGGCGCTGGCGGAGCTGCCGGCCGAGCGGCGGGCGGCCGTGGCGGCGGCAGCGGAGACGGCCCGGGCGCATGTCGCGTGCCGGGAGCGCGGGGAGCGGCCGTCCGCCGAGCTGGCGGCCGCGTACGCGAGGGCCAAGGCGCGGGTGCTGGACCCGCTGCTGCTGGCGGCGGCCGGCTTCGACCGGCTGGTGTGGACGGCGAGCGCCTCCGCGCCGATGCCCCCGGAGGTGGTGCGGTTCTGGGCCGGCTTCGGCATCGTGATCATGGATGCGTGGGGCCTCACCGAGACGGCGGGGGTGGCCACGGCCAACGGGCCCGAGGGCTTCCGGCTGGGCTCGGTGGGCCGGCCGCTCGCCGGGCTGGAGGTGCGCACGGCCGCCGACGGCGAGATCGAGGTGCGCGGCCGGACGGTGTGCGCGGGGTACCTCCGGGCGGACGGGACGGTGGAGCCGGCCACCGGCGCGGACGGCTGGTTCCGCACCGGCGACATCGGCCGGATCGACGGCGACGGCTTCCTGTGGCTGACCGACCGCAAGAAGGAAATGATCGTGACCTCGACCGGCAAGAACGTCTCGCCCGCGCTGGTCGAGAACGCCCTCAAGGAGCATCCCCTCGTCGGACAGGCGCTGGTGCACGGCGACGGCCGGTCGTATCTGGTGGCGCTGCTGGTGCTGGATCCGGAGCTGGCCCCGGCCTGGGCGGCCCGGCACGGGATCGCGGGGAGCCTGCCGGAACTGGCCCGCCATCCGGCCGTCCGCGCGGAGGTCGAGCGGGGTGTGGCGGAGGCGAATTCCCGGCTGAATCGCACAGAACAGGTCAAGCGATTTTCGTTGTTGGGCGAGGAATGGCGGCCGGAAAGTGGCGAACTAACGCCGTCGCTGAAGCTTCGTCGCCGTGTTATTCGCCACAAATATGGACAAATCCTAGAGCGAATGTACGCCATGTGA
- a CDS encoding LLM class F420-dependent oxidoreductase: MELSTTLPYAADPRRAAEEAAALERAGMDVIWVAEAYGFDAPTIMGFLAARTERARIGSAILNVYSRTPALIAQTAAGLDALSGGRALLGLGASGPQVVEGWHGTPYDRPLARTRETIELCRRIWRREVIDHHGITDMPLPPEKGGRFGKPLKILSRPVRPSIPVYVAALGPANVQMTAELADGWLPALFVPERAADVWGGPLAEGTARRDPALGPLRTVAGGLLAIGDDAAAARDLARSTIALYVGGMGARGRNFYHDLAVTYGYEQAAHTIQEHYLAGRKREAEAAVPDEFCERVSLCGPAGYVRERIAAYREAGVTMLNVQPIGPDPVKLVETVRNWL; this comes from the coding sequence ATGGAGCTCTCCACCACCCTTCCCTACGCGGCCGATCCGCGCCGCGCCGCCGAGGAGGCCGCCGCGCTCGAACGCGCCGGAATGGACGTCATCTGGGTCGCCGAGGCATACGGCTTCGACGCACCGACCATCATGGGCTTCCTGGCCGCCCGCACCGAGCGCGCCCGGATCGGCTCGGCGATCCTCAACGTCTACTCCCGCACCCCCGCCCTGATCGCCCAGACCGCCGCCGGACTCGACGCCCTCTCCGGCGGCCGCGCCCTGCTCGGCCTGGGCGCCTCCGGCCCACAGGTCGTCGAGGGCTGGCACGGCACGCCGTACGACCGACCGCTGGCCCGCACCCGCGAGACCATCGAGCTGTGCCGCCGCATCTGGCGCCGCGAGGTGATCGACCACCACGGCATCACCGACATGCCGCTGCCCCCGGAGAAGGGCGGCCGGTTCGGCAAGCCGCTGAAGATCCTCTCCCGCCCGGTGCGCCCCTCGATCCCGGTCTACGTCGCGGCCCTCGGACCGGCCAACGTCCAGATGACCGCCGAACTCGCCGACGGCTGGCTGCCCGCCCTGTTCGTCCCGGAGCGGGCCGCCGACGTCTGGGGCGGTCCGCTGGCCGAGGGCACCGCCCGCCGCGACCCCGCGCTCGGCCCCCTGCGGACCGTCGCCGGCGGCCTGCTCGCCATCGGGGACGACGCCGCCGCGGCCCGGGACCTGGCCCGCTCGACCATCGCGCTCTACGTCGGCGGCATGGGCGCCCGGGGCCGCAATTTCTACCACGACCTCGCCGTCACCTACGGCTACGAACAGGCCGCCCACACCATCCAGGAGCACTACCTCGCCGGCCGGAAACGCGAGGCCGAGGCCGCGGTGCCGGACGAGTTCTGCGAGCGGGTGTCGCTGTGCGGGCCCGCAGGGTACGTCCGGGAGAGGATCGCCGCGTACCGGGAGGCCGGTGTGACGATGCTCAACGTCCAGCCCATAGGCCCCGATCCCGTCAAGCTCGTCGAGACCGTCAGGAACTGGCTCTGA
- a CDS encoding CaiB/BaiF CoA-transferase family protein, with protein MTQSGNGPLSGVRVVELAGIGPGPFAAMLLADLGADVVRVDRPGGAGLRIDPAADLTNRNKRSVLVDLKQPAGVAQVLDLAERADVLIEGYRPGVAERLGVGPEPCLARNPRLVYGRMTGWGQQGPLSATAGHDIAYIAITGALGMIGPPDGPPAVPANLLGDYAGGSLYLVIGVLAALQHARTDGGAGQVVDAAIVDGTAHLTAMIHGMLAAGGWQDRRGANLLDGGTPFYGTYETADGGYMAVGALEQRFYAEFIRLLGIEDEVPGRDDLAAWGELRTAIAARFRTRTRAEWTAVFEASDACVAPVLSLREAPGHPHLAARGTFAEHAGLTQPAPAPRFSATPGTLRRPPAQPGADTEEVARDWRVPSLERTEAAH; from the coding sequence ATGACGCAGTCAGGGAACGGCCCGCTCAGCGGGGTGCGGGTGGTGGAGCTCGCCGGCATCGGCCCCGGCCCGTTCGCGGCCATGCTGCTCGCGGACCTCGGCGCCGACGTCGTCCGCGTCGACCGCCCCGGCGGCGCCGGACTCCGCATCGACCCGGCCGCCGACCTCACCAACCGCAACAAGCGCTCGGTGCTGGTGGATCTCAAGCAACCCGCCGGCGTGGCACAGGTCCTCGATCTGGCCGAGCGCGCCGACGTCCTGATCGAGGGGTACCGCCCGGGGGTGGCCGAGCGACTGGGCGTCGGCCCCGAGCCCTGCCTGGCGCGCAACCCCCGCCTGGTCTACGGCCGGATGACCGGCTGGGGACAGCAGGGCCCGCTCTCCGCCACCGCCGGCCACGACATCGCCTATATCGCCATCACCGGCGCCCTCGGCATGATCGGCCCGCCCGACGGCCCGCCCGCCGTCCCCGCCAATCTGCTGGGCGACTACGCAGGCGGCTCGCTCTACCTCGTCATCGGTGTGCTCGCGGCCCTCCAGCACGCCCGCACCGACGGCGGGGCGGGCCAGGTCGTGGACGCCGCGATCGTCGACGGCACGGCCCATCTGACGGCGATGATCCACGGCATGCTGGCAGCCGGCGGCTGGCAGGACCGGCGCGGTGCCAATCTGCTCGACGGCGGCACGCCGTTCTACGGCACCTATGAGACGGCCGACGGCGGCTACATGGCCGTCGGCGCGCTGGAGCAGAGGTTCTACGCCGAGTTCATCCGCCTGCTCGGCATCGAGGACGAGGTCCCCGGCCGGGACGACCTCGCCGCCTGGGGCGAGCTCCGCACCGCCATCGCCGCCCGCTTCCGGACCCGCACGCGGGCGGAGTGGACCGCCGTCTTCGAGGCGTCCGACGCCTGTGTGGCGCCGGTGCTCTCGCTGCGCGAGGCACCCGGGCACCCGCATCTGGCCGCCCGCGGCACCTTCGCCGAGCACGCCGGCCTCACCCAGCCCGCGCCCGCACCCCGCTTCTCGGCCACCCCGGGGACGCTCCGCAGACCCCCCGCCCAGCCAGGAGCGGACACCGAAGAGGTCGCCCGCGACTGGCGCGTCCCCAGCCTGGAGCGGACGGAGGCGGCCCACTGA